The following coding sequences lie in one Apium graveolens cultivar Ventura chromosome 3, ASM990537v1, whole genome shotgun sequence genomic window:
- the LOC141714742 gene encoding uncharacterized protein LOC141714742: MSNLTKLEFNALDVTGKNYLTWILDAEIHLSAMGLGDTIKEGNKTSEQDKAKAMIFLRHHLDEGLKTEYLTIKDPSTLWKDLKERYDHQKTVILPKARYDWLHLRLQDYKSVSEYNSAMFKITSQLKLCGENITDKDMLEKTYSTFHANNMLLQQQYRERGFTKYSELISVLLLAEQNNELLLKNHQARPTGSTPFPEVNAVTNNEYRDNKSFGRGRGHGYGRGRGRARGHGFWRGRGRNQQNRPHFKRKPYYQKQKINEEKPEGSTMVKKGESTCSRCGMKGHWRSTCRTSKHFADLYQASLKNVETNFTEQNDPLGIAHLEAHLGSDGQVDPSAFTHMEVGDFFEDVDVNMPKFGGDEPKNN; the protein is encoded by the coding sequence ATGTCGAATCTTACGAAACTTGAGTTTAACGCACTTGATGTCACCGGCAAAAATTATTTGACATGGATTCTTGATGCTGAAATCCATCTTAGTGCAATGGGTCTCGGTGACACCATAAAAGAGGGAAATAAGACCTCTGAACAAGACAAGGCAAAGGCCATGATATTTCTTCGCCATCACCTTGATGAAGGCTTGAAAACTGAATATCTGACTATTAAAGATCCATCAACTCTTTGGAAAGATCTCAAAGAAAGATATGATCACCAGAAAACGGTGATACTTCCTAAAGCTCGCTATGATTGGCTACACTTGCGATTGCAAGATTATAAAAGTGTGAGCGAGTATAACTCTGCCATGTTCAAAATTACATCTCAATTGAAATTATGTGGCGAGAATATCACCGATAAAGATATGTTGGAGAAAACATATTCCACTTTCCATGCCAATAATATGCTCTTGCAACAACAATATCGTGAACGTGGATTCACGAAATATTCTGAGCTTATTTCTGTGTTGCTTCTTGCTGAACAAAATAATGAACTTTTGCTGAAAAATCATCAAGCACGTCCCACTGGCTCAACACCATTCCCTGAAGTGAATGCGGTGACTAATAATGAATATAGAGATAATAAATCATTTGGACGTGGACGTGGGCATGGATATGGACGTGGACGTGGGCGTGCCCGTGGTCATGGATTTTGGCGTGGTCGAGGCCGAAATCAACAAAATCGCCCCCACTTTAAAAGGAAGCCTTACTATCAAAaacagaaaataaatgaggaGAAACCCGAGGGAAGTACGATGGTTAAAAAGGGTGAAAGTACTTGTAGCCGTTGTGGAATGAAAGGTCATTGGAGAAGTACATGTCGTACCTCCAAGCACTTTGCTGACCTATATCAAGCATCTTTGAAAAATGTTGAAACTAATTTCACCGAACAGAATGATCCTTTGGGGATTGCTCATCTTGAAGCACATCTTGGAAGTGATGGCCAAGTTGATCCTTCGGCCTTTACTCACATGGAAGTTGGTGATTTCTTTGAAGATGTCGATGTGAATATGCCTAAATTTGGTGGTGATGAGCCTAAGAATAATTAA